In Amblyraja radiata isolate CabotCenter1 chromosome 28, sAmbRad1.1.pri, whole genome shotgun sequence, one DNA window encodes the following:
- the slc46a1 gene encoding proton-coupled folate transporter: MAAAAAAAEAEAEAEGPLSVASGRAPDAGLWGRCRCRCLTVEPVLIMAMLALALQGPLTTQYIFQRVSAELGFSGNRSRGCNRSQGSEAELERAVETMTSHWNLYINVGGFAVGIFSVTLLGPWSDHVGRRPILIIPAVGLALQSALYLIVMYRQLSVAYLLLGRLLSALLGDFNIILAGCFSYIADVSDRQSRTVRVAVLESCLGIAGMLGSVIGGQWSKAQGYTNPFWLVLALNLATAAYAYTFVRESVSTKRAARLFTTEHYKSLYRLYSEGRLSLCLYALCFFIVVTVHFGTKDILVLFELSSPLCWGSDWIGYGLALEHLTYLSSLLGLKLMQPCISDSGIAEIGLLSNIAGLVVFSVAATSSLMFTGYGLRVLGMTTTPVLRAKMSKLVEVTDQGALFASVACVESACSLASTVVFSSLYPATLYFMKGFSFLFGVTLLLIPTGIIGILECRGPELPYRRFEEAPQEAPISTDLATSIQNE, from the exons ATGGCCGCCGCCGCTGCAGCCGCAGAAGCCGAAGCCGAAGCCGAGGGCCCGCTGTCTGTGGCCTCTGGCCGGGCCCCTGACGCTGGGCTGtggggccgctgccgctgccgctgcctgacGGTGGAGCCGGTGCTGATCATGGCCATGCTGGCGCTGGCGCTGCAGGGCCCGCTCACCACGCAGTACATCTTCCAGAGAGTCAGCGCCGAGCTCGGCTTCAGCGGCAACCGGAGCCGAGGCTGCAACAGGTCGCAGGGGTCCGAGGCCGAGCTGGAGCGG GCTGTGGAGACGATGACTTCGCACTGGAACCTGTACATAAACGTGGGAGGCTTTGCAGTGGGGATTTTTTCAGTGACTCTACTTGGGCCGTGGAGTGACCATGTGGGACGCAGGCCGATCCTGATCATTCCTGCCGTGGGCTTGGCGCTGCAGTCGGCGCTCTACCTCATCGTCATGTACCGGCAGCTGTCCGTGGCTTACCTGCTGCTCGGCCGCCTGCTGAGTGCACTGCTGGGCGACTTCAACATCATCCTGGCCGGCTGCTTCTCCTACATTGCCGACGTCAGCGACAGACAGTCGCGCACTGTGCGCGTGGCCGTGCTGGAGTCGTGCCTGGGCATTGCCGGCATGCTGGGCAGCGTGATCGGCGGGCAGTGGAGCAAGGCTCAGGGTTACACCAACCCCTTCTGGCTGGTGTTGGCGCTGAACCTGGCCACGGCCGCCTACGCCTACACCTTTGTCCGCGAGTCGGTGAGCACGAAGCGGGCAGCCAGGCTGTTCACAACCGAACACTACAAATCGCTCTACCGCCTGTACTCGGAGGGCAGGCTCAGCCTTTGTCTCTACGCCCTCTGCTTCTTCATCGTGGTGACCGTGCACTTTGGAACCAAGGACATTCTGGTCCTTTTCGAGCTGAGCTCCCCCTTGTGCTGGGGGTCCGATTGGATTGGGTACGGATTGGCACTGGAGCACCTGACCTACCTGAGCAGCTTACTGGGCCTGAAGCTGATGCAGCCGTGCATTAGTGACAGCGGCATTGCAGAGATTGGTCTGTTGTCCAACATCGCCGGCTTGGTGGTGTTCTCCGTGGCTGCCACCAGCTCCCTCATGTTCACAG GATACGGGCTGCGGGTTCTTGGTATGACCACCACTCCAGTGCTCAGAGCCAAGATGTCAAAGCTAGTGGAGGTGACAGATCAAG gaGCACTGTTTGCCTCAGTGGCGTGTGTGGAGAGCGCCTGCTCACTGGCATCAACAGTGGTCTTCAGCTCCTTGTACCCCGCAACACTCTACTTCATGAAAGGATTTTCCTTTCTCTTTGGTGTGACGTTACTTCTCATTCCAACAGGGATTATTGG GATCCTGGAGTGCAGAGGGCCAGAGTTGCCGTACCGTCGATTTGAAGAGGCCCCCCAAGAGGCCCCCATCAGCACTGACCTTGCCACCTCCATCCAGAATGAGTGA